One part of the Vitis riparia cultivar Riparia Gloire de Montpellier isolate 1030 chromosome 8, EGFV_Vit.rip_1.0, whole genome shotgun sequence genome encodes these proteins:
- the LOC117920017 gene encoding F-box protein At2g39490-like isoform X1, whose amino-acid sequence MQSGADKSLVNMEKEEPTDLISSLPQEIIRCIVSLLPLKDAARTSVLSSLWRSLWAPTHVNFDFDFDRVTSHEASENVIRALGRFLSSQNGSLRLCVGFLKGRGDCLIMEDGWVILATKVDLNFSGGHTTWVRDFRLKLDVGRPCLVHKISEASCFASLKNLHFESVSFLAEDIVPALFSNCLLLESLRFVKCRDLRSIDVEAASSFHSFEMVDCPNVASITLSAPNLKSFRYGGILPSIQINKGSNLVDSILDFIQSPANYEFDTEQLISLLADLKEVEILTLSGWLLQFLCLAGVIFNKLDFQFNKLKELWWKGSSMDREKRDSMSCFLNITPSLERLFIDIDPQLRSIPTLIFHQYWHEPHLWMDYATVKSNASPLKHLSMVSISGFTRKLDEVILLDLLFEKAVILQRMIVNSRENNCWRVVKIPKIQMHQAWRRQWKFSVASQENKYLYGFIEDDCSHPSPKHGEMCK is encoded by the exons ATGCAGTCTGGGGCTGATAAATCATTAGTGAACATGGAGAAGGAAGAGCCAACTGACCTTATTAGCAGTTTGCCCCAAGAAATTATCCGTTGCATTGTTTCACTCCTCCCATTGAAAGATGCAGCTAGAACTAGCGTTCTTTCCAGTCTATGGAGAAGCCTTTGGGCGCCTACCCAtgtcaattttgattttgattttgatcgAGTCACCAGTCATGAAGCTAGCGAAAATGTCATTCGAGCTTTGGGTAGATTCTTATCTTCCCAGAATGGGTCGTTGAGGCTTTGTGTGGGCTTTCTCAAAGGCAGAGGAGATTGCTTGATAATGGAGGATGGATGGGTTATTTTGGCTACAAAGGTGGACCTCAACTTCTCTGGGGGACATACCACGTGGGTAAGAGATTTCCGTTTGAAGTTGGATGTGGGTCGTCCATGTCTAGTCCACAAGATTTCAGAAGCCTCTTGCTTTGCGTCTCTCAAGAATCTCCATTTTGAATCCGTTTCGTTTCTGGCCGAGGACATAGTTCCGGCTTTGTTCTCTAATTGCCTGCTTCTTGAGAGCTTGAGGTTTGTGAAATGCAGGGATCTGCGGAGCATAGATGTTGAAGCGGCTTCTTCTTTCCATAGTTTTGAAATGGTGGATTGTCCAAACGTGGCCAGCATCACTCTTTCTGCACCTAATCTCAAATCATTCCGGTACGGTGGGATTCTTCCCTCCATTCAAATAAATAAGGGTTCCAACTTGGTGGATTCTATCCTTGATTTCATACAAAGCCCAGCCAATTATGAGTTCGACACGGAGCAACTTATCTCTCTTCTTGCAGATCTTAAGGAGGTTGAGATTCTTACTCTCAGTGGCTGGCTTCTCCAG TTCTTGTGCTTGGCAGGAGTTATATTCAATAAGCTTGACTTCCAATTCAACAAGTTAAAGGAACTATGGTGGAAGGGCTCTTCCATGGACAGAGAGAAGAGGGATTCCATGTCTTGCTTCTTAAACATCACTCCATCTTTAGAGAGGCTATTCATAGAT atTGACCCGCAGCTCCGGTCAATTCCTACTCTAATTTTTCACCAGTACTGGCATGAGCCTCATCTCTGGATGGACTACGCAACTGTTAAGTCTAATGCTTCACCACTCAAGCACCTTAGCATGGTATCCATTTCAGGGTTCACAAGAAAATTAGATGAGGTGATATTATTGGATCTTCTGTTCGAGAAGGCAGTTATTCTCCAGAGGATGATTGTAAACTCGAGGGAGAATAACTGTTGGCGGGTGGTAAAGATTCCCAAGATTCAGATGCACCAAGCATGGAGAAGGCAGTGGAAATTTTCAGTTGCATCTCAAGaaaataagtatttatatgGGTTTATAGAAGACGATTGCAGTCACCCATCTCCAAAACATGGCGAGATGTGTAAGTAG
- the LOC117921330 gene encoding kinesin-like protein KIN-5B produces the protein MMSLTPDHFRKSGLGVMASPTPFLTPRPERRRMDPRAIEWSSNRQDRDREVHVQVVLRCRPLSDDEQKVNVSRAVSCNEHKREVTVLQSLANNKQVDRVFTFDKVFGPKSQQRSIYDQAISPIVNEVLEGFNCTVFAYGQTGTGKTYTMEGGMRTKGGELPAEAGVIPRAVRQIFDTLEAQNADYNMKVTFLELYNEEITDLLAPEDNSRTLEDRPKRPVSLMEDGKGCVIVRGLEEEAVYSANEIYNLLERGAAKRRTADTLLNKRSSRSHSVFSVTVYIKEATMGEEELIKCGKLNLVDLAGSENISRSGAREGRAREAGEINKSLLTLGRVINALVEHSVHIPYRDSKLTRLLRDSLGGKTKTCIIATISPSAHCLEETLSTLDYAHRAKNIKNKPEANQKMSKAVLLKDLYAEIERMKQDVRAAREKNGVYIPHERFALDEAEKKARNEKIEQLESDLNLSEKQVDKFRELYVTEQEQKLVTESELKDCKVNLENSNRALLELQENHRVAISTLKEKEFIISKLLHSENSLIGRAKELRNDLQNASEDITLLFEKIDQKNRVETENRDLVLAFGYQLDQSLKDLHETILGSVSQQQQQLKSMEEHACSFLASKCDATQGLESRINKMKETYTSGVAVLKEFAGTLQRKASTDLEQMTSTISSQAMAVDNFLIAAVLEAKEVICDIQSSLSEQKEMLAFSAQQQEEGLQRTLVSSQVISKASVDFFNDLHHRASKLMTTLEGSQKQKFHQVETFEKMFKEESAREEKLAMEKIAVILANLTSKKTAMVSETSRYIQDSCMEENKRLQQEISNMQQVAVHAKKEVGEYLGKVEKHFLEDTFSAAENMAVMENYLQECSMRVDYSSHQWEHVQSSINHLNNSSNTEIESTVKASIRANHTAYEDFVSMASSLDAEFDAGACDMLVAVNDSLMRDHETKKGIDSMSMLCLEHLKSVQEKHDESVSKILNSAEKCLTEDYLVDENSTPKKRAIAIPSLASIEEMRTPAFNDLTENMITDNTSKWAPTDGKIQQQQHVAASPNRTPFGSVN, from the exons atgatgTCCCTCACCCCAGATCATTTCAGAAAATCTGGATTGGGGGTTATGGCATCTCCAACGCCTTTCCTCACACCAAGACCTGAAAGGCGTCGCATGGATCCCAGGGCGATTGAATGGAGCTCAAATAGACAAGACAGAGACCGGGAGGTTCATGTGCAAGTTGTTCTTAGATGCAG GCCACTAAGTGATGACGAGCAAAAGGTAAACGTGTCAAGGGCGGTTTCATGTAATGAGCATAAAAGGGAAGTCACTGTTCTGCAAAGTCTGGCTAATAACAAGCAAGTAGATAGAGTTTTCACCTTTGACAAG gtATTTGGGCCCAAATCACAGCAAAGGTCAATATATGATCAAGCTATTTCTCCGATTGTTAATGAAGTTCTTGAGGGTTTCAACTGCACTGTCTTTGCATATGGGCAGACAGGCACTGGTAAAACATACACAATGGAGGGCGGAATGAGAACTAAG gGCGGTGAATTGCCCGCTGAGGCTGGTGTCATTCCAAGAGCAGTTCGCCAAATTTTTGATACATTGGAGGCACAAAATGCAGACTATAACATGAAAGTGACATTTTTGGAGCTTTACAATGAAGAAATAACTGATTTGTTAGCTCCTGAAGATAATTCAAGAACTTTGGAAGACAGGCCAAAAAGACCCGTTTCATTGATGGAGGATGGCAAAGGTTGTGTTATTGTAAGAGGCCTTGAAGAAGAAGCTGTATACAGtgcaaatgaaatttataaccTCTTGGAACGAGGGGCGGCCAAAAGACGCACAGCAGATACCCTGTTAAACAAGCGCAGCAG TCGTTCTCATTCTGTCTTTTCTGTAACTGTATACATAAAAGAAGCTACCATGGGAGAGGAGGAGCTCATTAAATGCGGAAAGCTTAATCTTGTTGATTTAGCAGGATCAGAGAATATTTCTCGTTCAGGTGCACGTGAg GGTCGTGCAAGGGAAGCTGGGGAAATAAACAAGAGCTTACTCACCCTTGGCCGTGTCATAAATGCACTTGTGGAACATtctgttcatattccttacag GGATAGTAAGCTGACAAGGCTGTTAAGAGACTCACTAGGGGGAAAGACAAAAACTTGCATCATTGCAACAATTTCTCCATCTGCTCATTGTCTGGAAGAAACTTTAAGCACACTTGATTATGCTCACCGTgctaaaaacatcaaaaacaaGCCAGAG GCAAATCAAAAAATGTCTAAGGCTGTGCTGCTCAAGGATTTGTATGCTGAAATTGAGAGAATGAAACAAG ATGTTCGAGCAGCAAGGGAGAAGAATGGTGTTTACATTCCACATGAAAGATTTGCCCTAGATGAAGCTGAAAAGAAG GCAAGGAATGAGAAGATTGAGCAATTGGAGAGCGATCTCAATCTCAGTGAGAAG CAAGTTGATAAATTTCGTGAATTATATGTCACTGAGCAAGAACAGAAGCTAGTTACAGAGAGTGAGCTCAAGGATTGCAAG GTAAACCTGGAAAACAGTAACAGGGCCTTGCTTGAGCTTCAGGAGAATCACAGAGTAGCTATCTCAACCCTCAAGGAAAAGGAGTTCATAATCTCCAAACTACTACACTCAG AAAATTCTTTGATTGGACGTGCAAAGGAGTTGCGCAATGATTTGCAAAATGCATCGGAGGACATAACTTTGCTGTTTGAAAAGATAG ATCAGAAAAACAGGGTGGAAACAGAAAACCGCGACCTGGTATTAGCATTTGGTTATCAGCTTGATCAGAGCTTAAAAGACCTGCATGAGACCATTCTGGGTTCTGTTTCTCAACAACAGCAACAGTTAAAAAGCATGGAAGAGCATGCCTGCTCATTTCTTGCTAGTAAATGTgat GCAACACAGGGTTTGGAATCAAGGATTAACAAAATGAAAGAGACATATACATCAGGAGTAGCAGTATTGAAGGAGTTTGCTGGTACACTGCAAAGGAAAGCTTCCACTGACCTGGAGCAGATGACTTCTACAATCTCATCTCAAGCAATGGCTGTTGACAAT TTTCTTATTGCTGCGGTTTTGGAGGCCAAGGAAGTTATTTGTGATATCCAGAGTTCTCTCAGTGAACAAAAAGAGATGTTGGCTTTCTCTGCTCAACAACAAGAGGAG GGATTACAACGGACTCTTGTGTCTTCACAAGTTATCTCAAAGGCATCGGTGGATTTTTTCAATGACCTCCATCATCGAGCATCTAAACTCATGACAACTCTTGAAGGaagccaaaaacaaaaattccacCAAGTGGAAACTTTTGAAAAGATGTTTAAG GAAGAGTCTGCTAGAGAGGAGAAACTAGCTATGGAAAAAATTGCAGTAATATTAGCAAATTTGACATCTAAAAAAACAGCTATG GTCTCAGAGACATCAAGGTATATTCAGGACTCCTGTATGGAAGAGAATAAGAGATTGCAGCAAGAGATTTCCAATATGCAGCAAGTTGCAGTTCATGCCAAGAAGGAAGTGGGTGAATACCTGGGAAAAGTAGAGAAACATTTCTTAGAAGACACATTTTCAGCAGCTGAAAATATGGCAGTCATGGAAAATTACCTCCAGGAGTG TTCAATGAGGGTTGACTATTCTAGTCACCAGTGGGAACATGTTCAGTCATCCATAAACCATCTTAATAACAGCAGCAACACAGAGATAGAATCGACTGTAAA GGCAAGCATACGCGCAAATCATACTGCATATGAAGATTTTGTCTCCATGGCCTCCTCTTTGGATGCAGAATTTGATGCTGGAGCATGTGATATGCTGGTGGCTGTTAATG ATTCACTAATGCGGGACCATGAAACTAAGAAAGGAATAGATTCCATGTCTATGTTATGCTTGGAGCATCTCAAATCAGTGCAAGAGAAACATGATGAAAGCGTATCAAAAATCCTAAACAGTGCAGAGAAGTGCCTTACAGAAGATTATTTG GTCGATGAGAATTCAACGCCCAAGAAACGAGCAATAGCAATACCTAGCTTGGCATCAATTGAGGAGATGAGAACACCTGCTTTTAATGATCTTACAGAAAATATGATCACAGATAACACATCAAAATGGGCACCGACTGACGGCAAGATTCAGCAACAGCAGCATGTAGCAGCATCACCAAATAGAACTCCTTTTGGAAGTGTGAATTGA
- the LOC117920017 gene encoding F-box protein At2g39490-like isoform X2 encodes MQSGADKSLVNMEKEEPTDLISSLPQEIIRCIVSLLPLKDAARTSVLSSLWRSLWAPTHVNFDFDFDRVTSHEASENVIRALGRFLSSQNGSLRLCVGFLKGRGDCLIMEDGWVILATKVDLNFSGGHTTDLRSIDVEAASSFHSFEMVDCPNVASITLSAPNLKSFRYGGILPSIQINKGSNLVDSILDFIQSPANYEFDTEQLISLLADLKEVEILTLSGWLLQFLCLAGVIFNKLDFQFNKLKELWWKGSSMDREKRDSMSCFLNITPSLERLFIDIDPQLRSIPTLIFHQYWHEPHLWMDYATVKSNASPLKHLSMVSISGFTRKLDEVILLDLLFEKAVILQRMIVNSRENNCWRVVKIPKIQMHQAWRRQWKFSVASQENKYLYGFIEDDCSHPSPKHGEMCK; translated from the exons ATGCAGTCTGGGGCTGATAAATCATTAGTGAACATGGAGAAGGAAGAGCCAACTGACCTTATTAGCAGTTTGCCCCAAGAAATTATCCGTTGCATTGTTTCACTCCTCCCATTGAAAGATGCAGCTAGAACTAGCGTTCTTTCCAGTCTATGGAGAAGCCTTTGGGCGCCTACCCAtgtcaattttgattttgattttgatcgAGTCACCAGTCATGAAGCTAGCGAAAATGTCATTCGAGCTTTGGGTAGATTCTTATCTTCCCAGAATGGGTCGTTGAGGCTTTGTGTGGGCTTTCTCAAAGGCAGAGGAGATTGCTTGATAATGGAGGATGGATGGGTTATTTTGGCTACAAAGGTGGACCTCAACTTCTCTGGGGGACATACCAC GGATCTGCGGAGCATAGATGTTGAAGCGGCTTCTTCTTTCCATAGTTTTGAAATGGTGGATTGTCCAAACGTGGCCAGCATCACTCTTTCTGCACCTAATCTCAAATCATTCCGGTACGGTGGGATTCTTCCCTCCATTCAAATAAATAAGGGTTCCAACTTGGTGGATTCTATCCTTGATTTCATACAAAGCCCAGCCAATTATGAGTTCGACACGGAGCAACTTATCTCTCTTCTTGCAGATCTTAAGGAGGTTGAGATTCTTACTCTCAGTGGCTGGCTTCTCCAG TTCTTGTGCTTGGCAGGAGTTATATTCAATAAGCTTGACTTCCAATTCAACAAGTTAAAGGAACTATGGTGGAAGGGCTCTTCCATGGACAGAGAGAAGAGGGATTCCATGTCTTGCTTCTTAAACATCACTCCATCTTTAGAGAGGCTATTCATAGAT atTGACCCGCAGCTCCGGTCAATTCCTACTCTAATTTTTCACCAGTACTGGCATGAGCCTCATCTCTGGATGGACTACGCAACTGTTAAGTCTAATGCTTCACCACTCAAGCACCTTAGCATGGTATCCATTTCAGGGTTCACAAGAAAATTAGATGAGGTGATATTATTGGATCTTCTGTTCGAGAAGGCAGTTATTCTCCAGAGGATGATTGTAAACTCGAGGGAGAATAACTGTTGGCGGGTGGTAAAGATTCCCAAGATTCAGATGCACCAAGCATGGAGAAGGCAGTGGAAATTTTCAGTTGCATCTCAAGaaaataagtatttatatgGGTTTATAGAAGACGATTGCAGTCACCCATCTCCAAAACATGGCGAGATGTGTAAGTAG